The Xenopus tropicalis strain Nigerian chromosome 2, UCB_Xtro_10.0, whole genome shotgun sequence genome window below encodes:
- the vtn gene encoding vitronectin precursor (The RefSeq protein has 2 substitutions compared to this genomic sequence) produces the protein MKVLLFPALLLLLGAVRAAQAAEESCAGRCFSGFDGNKKCQCDILCVHYESCCIDYMSVCKPKETRGDVFEIPEDEYNYDNDTSEPDLLAPMAEGEEETVFTKIPDDPTEPATNSTAEEAIEPEKAEESEDELCSGKPFDAFTNIKNGSNYAFRGKYFYELDDKRALDGYPKLIKDVWGIEGPVDAAFTRINCQGKTYLFKGKEYWRFSDGVLESGYPRSISEGFHNIPDNIDAAFALPANNYNGREKAYFFKGNRYWQYEFQNQPSWRDCQDSAQSDLFSYYVSLQKDSWEDFFSFLFGSSMKSSTEGPWYINKDWKGVPNNVDAVLPSRIYVPKQTRRSRRRKSRRRPSRRKAVGMRSTWSDFSFDPLDGLFDYDDEQSDPDWLPPERPSRCQPTQNVYFFKNDKYYRVNLRTKRVDYVYPPYPRSIAQYWLGCKKNEMLEKSRS, from the exons AATCCTGTGCTGGCCGCTGTTTTAGTGGCTTTGATGGCAACAAAAAATGCCAGTGTGACATCCTGTGTGTTCATTACGAAAGCTGCTGCATCGACTATATGTCTGTCTGCAAACCCAAAG AAACACGAGGTGATGTGTTTGAGATTCCAGAAGATGAATACAATTATGACAATGACACCAGTGAACCAGACCTCTTAGCTCCAATGGCTGAAGGGGAAGAGGAAACAGTCTTCACTAAAATTCCAGATGACCCAACGGAACCTGCAACAAATTCAACAGCCGAGGAAGCAATTGAGCCGGAGAAGGCCGAAGAGTCAGAAGATGAGCTATGCAGTGGCAAACCTTTTGATGCTTTCACTAATATAAAAAATGGTTCCAATTATGCCTTTCGAG gcaaatacttttatgaacTTGATGACAAGAGGGCACTGGATGGATACCCAAAACTTATCAAGGATGTATGGGGCATAGAGGGTCCTGTTGATGCTGCATTCACTCGCATTAACTGTCAAGGGAAGACCTATCTCTTCAAA gGGAAGGAGTACTGGCGTTTCTCTGATGGAGTGCTGGAGTCAGGCTACCCCCGTAGTATCTCTGAAGGATTTCACAACATACCAGACAATATAGATGCAGCATTTGCCCTTCCAGCAAATAATTACAATGGCAGAGAAAAAGCCTATTTCTTCAAAG GAAACAGATATTGGCAGTATGAGTTCCAGAATCAGCCCAGCTGGAGAGATTGCCAGGACtcagcccagtctgaccttttTAGCTACTATGTGAGCCTGCAGAAAGATAGCTGGGAAGATTTCTTCAGTTTTCTCTTTGGATCATCAATGAAAA GTAGCACTGAAGGACCATGGTACATTAACAAAGACTGGAAGGGGGTACCGAATAATGTGGATGCTGTACTGCCTAGCAGAATATATGTCCCAAAGCAAACACGTCGCAGTAGGAGAAGAAAGTCCCGCCGTAGGCCTAGCCGCAGAAAGGCTGTTGGTATGCGGTCAACATGGAGTGATTTTAGCTTTGATCCCTTGGACGGCTTATTTGATTATGATGATGAACAGAGTGATCCTGACTGGCTACCTCCTGAAAGGCCATCGCGTTGCCAACCTACTCAGAATGTCTACTTCTTTAAAAATG ATAAATATTACCGGGTGAATCTCCGGACAAAGAGAGTGGACTATGTGTACCCACCTTACCCACGCTCTATTGCGCAGTACTGGCTAGGTTGCAAGAAGAATGAGACGCTGGAGAAGTCAAGAAGCTAA
- the sebox gene encoding homeobox protein SEBOX isoform X1 — MESIFTSEYHLAGELEVPVPHWMNPQNVPAAGILAKPEGAGLNGSPSGQRKRKRTLYSKWQQLELESVFAIVPYPDISTREQLAKIIRLPESKVQVWFQNRRARKNKSGKLDRSLYRRGSSVRLSHLSLHSQSPPQNYSQRDPLITMQCPQNKPVQHGSEGHKYIAIQQPLFDPYNELSLPPLEQYVGMEEKEQCTYGQNAFYWENMAENSNSSASEPTLYNVPFVQLEKYMNCSQMSYLEMFPQAMNESGSQTTLGCISDLIYNAAIITNVNDF, encoded by the exons ATGGAAAGTATTTTCACATCAGAGTATCACCTTGCGGGAGAACTGGAAGTGCCAGTGCCACACTGGATGAACCCTCAGAATGTGCCAGCTGCAG GTATTCTGGCTAAGCCTGAGGGAGCTGGGCTAAATGGCAGTCCCTCGGGGCAAAGGAAGCGCAAAAGGACCTTGTACAGCAAGTGGCAGCAGCTGGAACTGGAGAGTGTGTTTGCTATTGTTCCTTACCCAGATATCAGCACAAGGGAACAACTGGCCAAAATTATTCGACTACCAGAATCTAAGGTGCAG GTTTGGTTCCAAAATCGCAGAGCTCGGAAAAACAAAAGTGGGAAGCTTGACAGGTCCCTATATAGGAGAGGGTCTTCAGTAAGGCTTAGCCATCTGTCCTTGCACTCTCAGTCCCCCCCACAGAACTACAGCCAGAGAGATCCTCTGATTACAATGCAGTGTCCTCAAAACAAACCTGTGCAGCACGGATCAGAGGGCCACAAATACATTGCCATTCAACAGCCACTGTTTGACCCATACAACGAGCTGTCTCTTCCCCCCTTAGAGCAGTACGTTGGAATGGAGGAGAAAGAGCAGTGCACATACGGGCAGAATGCATTTTACTGGGAGAACATGGCTGAGAACAGTAACAGCTCTGCTTCTGAGCCTACGTTGTACAACGTGCCTTTTGTGCAGCTGGAGAAGTATATGAATTGCTCTCAGATGTCATACTTGGAGATGTTTCCTCAAGCCATGAATGAAAGTGGATCACAAACCACACTAGGATGCATTTCTGATCTCATATACAATGCGGCCATAATAACAAATGTAAATGACTTCTAG
- the sebox gene encoding homeobox protein SEBOX isoform X2 yields MESIFTSEYHLAGELEVPVPHWMNPQNVPAAGILAKPEGAGLNGSPSGQRKRKRTLYSKWQQLELESVFAIVPYPDISTREQLAKIIRLPESKVWFQNRRARKNKSGKLDRSLYRRGSSVRLSHLSLHSQSPPQNYSQRDPLITMQCPQNKPVQHGSEGHKYIAIQQPLFDPYNELSLPPLEQYVGMEEKEQCTYGQNAFYWENMAENSNSSASEPTLYNVPFVQLEKYMNCSQMSYLEMFPQAMNESGSQTTLGCISDLIYNAAIITNVNDF; encoded by the exons ATGGAAAGTATTTTCACATCAGAGTATCACCTTGCGGGAGAACTGGAAGTGCCAGTGCCACACTGGATGAACCCTCAGAATGTGCCAGCTGCAG GTATTCTGGCTAAGCCTGAGGGAGCTGGGCTAAATGGCAGTCCCTCGGGGCAAAGGAAGCGCAAAAGGACCTTGTACAGCAAGTGGCAGCAGCTGGAACTGGAGAGTGTGTTTGCTATTGTTCCTTACCCAGATATCAGCACAAGGGAACAACTGGCCAAAATTATTCGACTACCAGAATCTAAG GTTTGGTTCCAAAATCGCAGAGCTCGGAAAAACAAAAGTGGGAAGCTTGACAGGTCCCTATATAGGAGAGGGTCTTCAGTAAGGCTTAGCCATCTGTCCTTGCACTCTCAGTCCCCCCCACAGAACTACAGCCAGAGAGATCCTCTGATTACAATGCAGTGTCCTCAAAACAAACCTGTGCAGCACGGATCAGAGGGCCACAAATACATTGCCATTCAACAGCCACTGTTTGACCCATACAACGAGCTGTCTCTTCCCCCCTTAGAGCAGTACGTTGGAATGGAGGAGAAAGAGCAGTGCACATACGGGCAGAATGCATTTTACTGGGAGAACATGGCTGAGAACAGTAACAGCTCTGCTTCTGAGCCTACGTTGTACAACGTGCCTTTTGTGCAGCTGGAGAAGTATATGAATTGCTCTCAGATGTCATACTTGGAGATGTTTCCTCAAGCCATGAATGAAAGTGGATCACAAACCACACTAGGATGCATTTCTGATCTCATATACAATGCGGCCATAATAACAAATGTAAATGACTTCTAG
- the tmem199 gene encoding transmembrane protein 199, with protein sequence MAKEYRAGDKLIKALSEEVTGFKTGSRMAVEEALKQGPGAVVPFAVLRELHGILRQKGSPVYLHELLEGSEIHLPAVEIPERNPELVARLEKIKAKLANEEYKKMTQNITGQANRHGTLSELSRSVQPVKKMVITVFNFFVTVAAAFACTYIGTQYIFTESTSRVLSSVIVASLVGLAELYVLVRTMEGELGEL encoded by the exons ATGGCCAAAGAATACCGGGCAGGAGATAAGCTTATCAAAGCTTTATCGGAAGAGGTGACCGGCTTTAAAACAGGCTCCAGAATGGCGGTAGAAGAAGCTCTGAAGCAAGGCCCTGGGGCCGTGGTACCATTTGCAGTTCTGCGAGAGCTGCATGGAATATTGCGCCAGAAAG GGTCTCCTGTTTACCTGCATGAGTTGTTAGAAGGGAGTGAAATCCATCTGCCTGCAGTGGAAATACCAGAACGG AACCCAGAGCTTGTGGCTCGGCTTGAGAAGATCAAGGCAAAGCTAGCAAATGAGGAATACAAGAAAATGACACAGAACATCACTGGACAG GCGAATCGCCATGGAACTCTGTCTGAATTAAGCCGCTCAG TCCAACCCGTAAAGAAAATGGTCATTACAGTCTTCAACTTCTTTGTCACGGTTGCAGCTGCATTTGCCTGTACCTACATTGGGACCCAGTACATTTTTACAGAGTCCACATCG CGGGTGCTGTCTTCTGTCATTGTGGCATCCTTAGTGGGTTTGGCAGAGTTGTATGTTCTGGTTCGGACAATGGAAGGAGAACTTGGAGAGTTGTAG